In a single window of the Alosa sapidissima isolate fAloSap1 chromosome 18, fAloSap1.pri, whole genome shotgun sequence genome:
- the tdrd7b gene encoding tudor domain-containing protein 7B isoform X2, whose product MTLPSRFQKEVHAHLSRNPQQSNAPANLNESSPQAKPKTGLSGSYNPQQVQGRLKEILNKYSNGLWVSKLPQLYRELYKQELPGEALKDLEQWTHVCTLEKPCSTNPAELLLYPAKDPSSSGVPSTPTPPRGDRHSPGPQKLPPPRTPTPSTPSTPASPPSPAPSGPGTPPPSLTPELRRNLGELLLRYSSGLWAHALPKLYQDTYKSALPEHVLQNLALLADFCTVDYPMPDNPKRAILYVRAAEDENCNRARPEAETESEAGKRPSCQAQVPALQIPREEYPSVLVVEAACTNSVVLRYIGEGYSQAQEKLEDEMREFYGQDNTRKALTNPVSGQLAAVRAEEEEEILRAQVCEVMADKVKVYYVDHGFSEVISKTKLLELHEKFFKLPFQATKCKLAGLEQFSQEASVLKKFDSMASGKILLAEILERQETPLMVLYDTSQDDDVNINAACMKALQDKSLESPLQVNSAYMNVSVSSVCSDGTIYCQLPSRGLAKLTEVLGKTEAYFHSQVTSEFLVSRPFCGKGCLARYKGKWSRVEITNLHGSRVLDILFIDLGVQASVEVIELREFPPPHLCDLIAIPPQVVKCCLADLAVSVGSWTPDAVQWLRDTVLHCSDCSIKIAKQEESKRLVHVHLFTSKNFHDMSRSVNRQLADSDLWKHQKDVFLSSHAPSLKTTPTTVPGHTHRSGSPTSTNGTRAPQLRRAHSLPGTRGTPPTTPQHTATPAPQGRLQMPPLLELPPAGQNLDVYVSVACHPGHFVLQSWQDMYKLVVLMGEMILHYNKTDDKPVAVEKNQVYAAKVENNWHRVLVKGILTNGLVSVYELDYGKHELVSCTQLRPLIQEFRQLPFQGITAQLAGVKPRQWSEEASIVFRNHVEKKPLVAQLEAVQEAPNAWDRKVTVYLVDTSQEEHDVWVHDIMAEFADELTKAA is encoded by the exons ATGACCCTTCCCTCCAGGTTTCAGAAGGAGGTCCATGCCCATCTCTCCAGGAACCCTCAGCAGAGTAATG CCCCTGCCAACCTAAACGAGAGTTCCCCACAGGCAAAACCCAAGACGGGCCTGTCGGGGTCCTACAACCCACAGCAGGTGCAGGGCCGCCTGAAAGAGATCCTGAACAAGTACAGCAATGGCCTCTGGGTGTCCAAGCTGCCGCAGCTCTACAGGGAGCTGTACAAGCAGGAGCTGCCGGGGGAGGCACTCAAAGACCTGGAGCAGTGGACACATGTCTGCACC CTGGAGAAGCCGTGCAGCACCAACCCCGCCGAGCTGCTCCTCTACCCGGCCAAAGACCCCAGCAGCAGCGGGGTCCCCAGCACACCGACCCCTCCAAGGGGCGACCGTCACTCTCCTGGTCCCCAGAAGCTGCCTCCTCCCCGCACACCCACCCCCAGCACCCCCAGCACCCCTGCCTCGCCCCCCAGCCCTGCCCCCAGCGGCCCGGGCACGCCGCCCCCCTCCCTGACCCCGGAGCTGCGGCGCAACCTGGGCGAGTTGCTGCTGAGGTACAGCAGTGGGCTGTGGGCCCACGCGCTGCCCAAGCTCTACCAGGACACCTACAAGAGCGCGCTGCCCGAGCACGTGCTCCAGAACCTCGCGCTGCTCGCCGACTTCTGCACCGTCGACTACCCCATGCCCGACAACCCCAAGCGCGCCATCCTGTACGTGCGCGCGGCCGAGGACGAGAACTGCAACCGGGCGCGGCCGGAGGCGGAGACGGAGTCGGAGGCGGGCAAGCGTCCCAGCTGCCAGGCGCAGGTGCCCGCGCTGCAGATACCGCGTGAGGAGTACCCGTCAGTGCTGGTGGTGGAGGCGGCCTGCACCAACAGCGTCGTGCTCAG GTACATCGGCGAGGGCTACTCGCAGGCGCAGGAGAAGCTGGAGGATGAGATGCGGGAGTTCTACGGCCAGGACAACACCAGGAAGGCCCTGACCAACCCTGTGTCGGGGCAGCTGGCGGCTGTCCgcgctgaggaggaggaggagatcctTCGTGCCCAAGTGTGTGAGGTCATGGCGGATAAGGTCAAG GTATATTATGTGGATCATGGGTTTTCGGAGGTCATCAGCAAAACCAAGCTCCTGGAGCTGCATGAGAAGTTCTTCAAACTGCCCTTCCAGGCCACTAAATGCAAACTGGCTG gactgGAGCAGTTCAGCCAGGAGGCGTCTGTGCTGAAGAAGTTTGATTCCATGGCGAGTGGGAAGATCCTGCTAGCCGAGATTCTAGAACGCCAGGAGACACCACTCATGGTCCTGTACGACACGTCGCAGGATGATGATGTCAACATCAATGCAGCGTGCATGAAGGCCCTGCAGGACAAGTCCCTGGAGAGCCCTCTGCAG GTGAACAGTGCCTACATGAATGTGAGTGTATCGAGTGTGTGTTCGGACGGGACCATCTACTGCCAGCTGCCCTCCCGAGGCCTGGCTAAGCTCACCGAGGTGCTGGGGAAGACCGAGGCCTACTTCCACTCTCAG GTGACGTCGGAGTTCCTGGTGTCCCGGCCGTTCTGTGGGAAGGGCTGCCTGGCTCGCTACAAAGGCAAATGGTCTCGAGTGGAG atcACCAATCTCCATGGCAGCAGAGTGCTGGATATCCTGTTCATTGATTTGGGGGTTCAGGCATCCGTAGAGGTCATTGAATTGAGGGAgttcccacccccccacctgtGTGACCTTATCGCCATTCCACCCCAG gtggtGAAGTGTTGTCTTGCTGATCTAGCTGTGAGTGTGGGATCCTGGACCCCAGATGCTGTGCAGTGGCTTAGAGACACAGTACTGCACTGTAGTGACTGCAGTataaag ATTGCCAAACAGGAGGAGAGCAAGCGTCTGGTGCACGTGCACCTTTTCACCAGCAAGAACTTCCACGACATGAGTCGCAGCGTCAACCGGCAGCTGGCCGATTCGGACCTGTGGAAGCACCAGAAGGACGTCTTCCTCAGCAGCCACGCCCCCTCGCTCAAAACCACGCCCACCACCGTGCCCGGCCACACCCACCGCTCCGGAAGCCCCACCTCCACCAATGGGACGCGAGCGCCTCAGCTCCGACGCGCCCATTCGCTCCCGGGCACCAGGGGGACTCCGCCCACCACTCCTCAGCACACCGCCACACCTGCCCCCCAGGGGCGTCTGCAGATGCCCCCGCTGCTGGAGTTGCCCCCGGCGGGGCAGAACCTGGATGTGTATGTGTCGGTGGCGTGCCACCCGGGCCACTTCGTGCTGCAGTCCTGGCAGGATATGTACAAGCTGGTGGTGCTGATGGGAGAGATGATCCTGCACTACAACAAGACCGACGACAAGCCCGTCGCCGTGGAGAAGAACCAGGTGTACGCCGCCAAAGTGGAGaacaa CTGGCATCGTGTGCTGGTGAAGGGGATCCTGACCAACGGCTTGGTGTCCGTCTACGAACTGGATTACGGCAAACACGAGCTGGTCAGCTGCACCCAGCTGCGTCCGCTCATCCAGGAGTTCCGGCAGCTGCCCTTCCAGGGAATCACTGCCCAGCTAGCAG GTGTGAAGCCTCGGCAGTGGTCGGAGGAGGCGTCCATCGTGTTCCGGAACCACGTGGAGAAGAAGCCCCTGGTGGCCCAGCTGGAGGCCGTGCAGGAGGCGCCCAACGCCTGGGACCGCAAGGTGACTGTCTACCTAGTGGACACGTCGCAGGAGGAGCACGATGTCTGGGTGCATGACATCATGGCCGAGTTTGCCGACGAGCTCACCAAGGCCGCCTAA